Proteins from one Pyrobaculum neutrophilum V24Sta genomic window:
- a CDS encoding molybdopterin-dependent oxidoreductase: protein MATNRRDFIKLSATTLITTSTLGVFTYGSTHETTSSLTFEKVVPVMCGACGAGCGLLYIERGGRRYLLPNSGHPSPGLCARAASALQMWNHPLRLKRPLKRVESGFVEVDWDTALNEIAAKLKDIVSKYGPESVVITRHDVHSWFLPLFAALIGTPNLIGHEGTCHSASTAARRAVLGASGPPTVDPDYRNVKYLVLLGRVLDAAMGHVRSLAKARERGAKIVVIDPRAPNIAFGAVEWVPIIPGTDAVFLASMAYVIISKKLYDVEFLKFYTNAPMLIKPDGKPLRGKEIGVEADYVVWDNATQALAPLGKAKDPALELTDEVRQKLGGAKTVFELFRERVSKYPPEKASEITGVSAEVITKIAEEFAKNKGVIEDGWFTSRNGNEFDTYRLVLILNALVGNIDKQGGLCFQESAKYPNVCDPVGPDIMTVTGMKIPTPTAKRIDTSKYPLAVSTFNAVYDAILAGENIKALFIVGTAPLQRDTNYQRAVEALKKLELVVAIDIFPHDHVDYAHYILPDLMFLEREEVAVVKWTLHAAIQMSHKALDPPPGVDARHAPWILMEIMRRAFPERAKLVGYDERYADPHAFEEWERQLVEAALKKVADAFKMPLDEIKRQLEEKGFVVLKRKEYGVRPYKTKLGTPTGLVEIYSFTALKYGLDPLPDYRPPLYTPPKAPNEFYLVNGKDQVVSAHFAFTPNARFLADRSVWMNPKDAERLGIRDGDVVELEGIDTGFKAVARVKVTNRVREGVLFTYSFIGGRRSGFINGDLAWLREGVNPQWFATGKIEPVVGSAPTNATVRVRRL, encoded by the coding sequence ATGGCGACCAATAGGCGCGACTTTATAAAACTCTCTGCGACAACTTTAATTACAACTTCTACACTTGGCGTATTTACATATGGAAGTACACATGAGACAACTAGCTCGTTGACTTTTGAAAAAGTAGTTCCCGTTATGTGTGGGGCATGTGGCGCAGGTTGTGGTCTCTTATATATAGAGCGGGGGGGCCGCCGTTATTTATTACCCAACTCTGGACACCCATCGCCTGGCCTATGCGCAAGAGCGGCTTCGGCACTTCAGATGTGGAACCACCCCCTCCGTCTCAAGAGGCCTCTGAAACGTGTCGAGAGCGGCTTCGTGGAGGTCGACTGGGACACGGCCTTGAACGAAATCGCAGCAAAGCTTAAGGACATCGTTTCGAAGTACGGCCCCGAGAGCGTAGTGATCACAAGACACGACGTCCACTCCTGGTTCCTCCCACTCTTCGCCGCGTTGATCGGAACGCCGAATCTCATAGGCCACGAGGGGACGTGTCACTCCGCCTCGACGGCGGCGAGAAGGGCTGTGTTAGGTGCGAGCGGGCCTCCGACGGTAGATCCCGATTATAGAAATGTAAAATATCTAGTGTTGCTAGGCCGTGTTTTAGATGCAGCTATGGGACATGTGAGGAGTTTAGCCAAGGCTAGAGAGAGGGGGGCAAAGATCGTTGTTATAGATCCTAGAGCTCCTAACATTGCCTTTGGCGCTGTGGAATGGGTGCCGATTATTCCTGGGACCGATGCTGTTTTTCTAGCCTCTATGGCCTATGTGATAATTTCAAAGAAGTTGTATGATGTAGAATTTCTTAAGTTTTATACGAACGCGCCTATGTTAATAAAGCCAGATGGCAAACCTCTGAGAGGCAAGGAGATAGGTGTTGAGGCAGACTACGTCGTGTGGGATAACGCGACACAAGCACTGGCGCCGCTTGGAAAAGCAAAGGACCCCGCTCTTGAGCTTACAGACGAGGTAAGACAGAAGCTAGGCGGGGCTAAGACCGTCTTCGAGCTGTTTAGAGAACGTGTTTCTAAATACCCGCCCGAGAAGGCTTCTGAAATTACAGGAGTGTCGGCTGAGGTAATTACTAAAATTGCAGAAGAGTTTGCAAAAAACAAGGGCGTTATTGAAGATGGATGGTTTACCTCAAGAAATGGCAATGAATTTGATACATACCGCCTAGTCCTCATCTTAAACGCCTTAGTTGGCAACATAGATAAACAAGGCGGCCTTTGTTTCCAAGAGTCAGCTAAGTACCCAAATGTGTGTGACCCCGTGGGACCTGACATTATGACAGTTACCGGCATGAAAATACCTACGCCGACTGCCAAGAGAATAGATACATCAAAATACCCGCTAGCTGTTTCGACGTTTAACGCAGTGTATGACGCAATTTTAGCTGGAGAGAATATAAAGGCGCTGTTTATAGTTGGGACTGCCCCTCTACAGAGAGATACCAACTACCAGAGGGCGGTGGAGGCGTTAAAGAAATTGGAGCTGGTAGTTGCGATCGACATCTTTCCGCATGACCATGTGGACTACGCCCACTACATCCTCCCCGATCTTATGTTTCTAGAAAGGGAGGAGGTGGCGGTCGTTAAGTGGACTCTCCACGCTGCTATCCAGATGTCGCATAAGGCTCTCGACCCGCCGCCGGGCGTAGACGCCAGACATGCTCCATGGATCTTGATGGAGATCATGAGAAGGGCCTTTCCGGAGAGGGCTAAGCTTGTTGGCTACGACGAGAGATATGCCGACCCCCACGCCTTTGAGGAGTGGGAGAGGCAGCTGGTGGAAGCCGCACTGAAGAAGGTGGCCGACGCGTTTAAGATGCCGCTGGACGAGATCAAACGGCAACTAGAGGAGAAGGGGTTCGTGGTGCTGAAGCGCAAGGAGTACGGCGTTAGGCCCTACAAGACGAAGCTCGGCACGCCCACTGGCTTGGTGGAGATATACTCTTTCACTGCGCTTAAATACGGCCTCGACCCCCTCCCCGACTATAGACCTCCGCTGTATACCCCGCCGAAAGCTCCCAACGAGTTCTACCTAGTCAACGGGAAGGATCAGGTGGTTTCTGCACACTTCGCCTTTACGCCAAACGCCAGGTTCCTCGCCGATAGATCTGTCTGGATGAATCCAAAAGATGCGGAACGTCTGGGTATAAGAGACGGCGATGTGGTAGAGCTCGAGGGTATCGACACAGGTTTTAAAGCTGTGGCTAGAGTCAAAGTGACAAATAGAGTTAGGGAGGGGGTTCTCTTCACGTATTCCTTCATAGGAGGCAGGAGATCTGGCTTTATTAACGGCGACCTCGCTTGGCTGAGGGAGGGCGTTAACCCGCAGTGGTTCGCCACTGGGAAGATAGAGCCGGTGGTTGGGTCCGCCCCCACCAACGCCACGGTTAGGGTGAGGAGGCTATGA
- a CDS encoding 4Fe-4S dicluster domain-containing protein, whose amino-acid sequence MTRLVLLWDRSRCVACGACVVACNAANYNSSGEMNKMWGWLKSNIKMVEVKSGPKPTLYLVYCQHCDKPYCVATCPTNALYKDRDGLVKLRESSCIGCKYCLAACPYGAVWWDEKNNKPAKCVGSECLRRVSEGLRPVCAEVCPSGALVFGDIESPSSEVSQRFTKGEYIKPPEDEGTKAVIETRSTLKSLTTAGGAALAGALAVLGLAAWRRERVQEKKQ is encoded by the coding sequence ATGACGCGGCTAGTCCTCCTCTGGGATCGCTCAAGATGTGTAGCTTGTGGCGCTTGTGTTGTAGCATGTAACGCCGCTAATTATAATAGTAGTGGCGAAATGAATAAAATGTGGGGGTGGCTTAAAAGCAATATTAAAATGGTCGAAGTTAAATCAGGGCCTAAACCAACGTTATATCTTGTCTATTGTCAACACTGCGATAAGCCGTATTGCGTTGCAACATGTCCTACAAATGCTCTGTATAAAGATAGAGATGGCTTAGTAAAACTACGGGAGAGCTCTTGTATAGGCTGTAAATACTGTTTAGCCGCTTGTCCATATGGAGCGGTGTGGTGGGATGAGAAAAATAACAAACCTGCGAAGTGTGTGGGGTCTGAATGTTTAAGAAGAGTATCAGAGGGGTTAAGACCTGTATGTGCAGAGGTCTGTCCCTCCGGCGCGTTGGTATTTGGAGATATAGAGAGTCCCTCTAGTGAGGTATCACAGAGATTTACTAAGGGAGAATACATTAAGCCGCCAGAAGACGAGGGGACAAAAGCCGTTATAGAGACGAGAAGTACGTTAAAATCATTAACTACAGCAGGAGGCGCGGCGCTCGCTGGCGCCCTCGCCGTGTTGGGCTTAGCCGCCTGGCGGCGGGAGAGAGTACAGGAGAAAAAACAATAG
- a CDS encoding cytochrome b/b6 domain-containing protein, which yields MDKVEVVSIGYRIAHHWNLLLFTVLAITGGALFAIEVLAPLVYAVGAPLAAAVGTDAVTAGAQLLRTSHRFLGHIWGALLLVYAVNLLFFRKVRIFDALRKPLGRQIREAKALAGHYLLGRPLPEDVKASMERHNVFVAYMALLLIASVVLLSISGVALVYRDALGLSVEEARLMLLLHDVGFALGLLFVALHVFAVLHPANRPLLNAMFGDGTIPLDWAKTHMPNYLRRRGAAV from the coding sequence ATGGATAAAGTAGAAGTTGTAAGTATCGGGTATAGGATAGCCCACCACTGGAATTTGCTTTTGTTTACTGTGTTGGCGATAACTGGGGGCGCCCTATTCGCCATCGAGGTGCTGGCCCCGCTGGTGTACGCCGTGGGCGCCCCCCTGGCGGCGGCTGTGGGCACCGACGCCGTCACGGCGGGGGCGCAGCTACTGAGGACATCCCACAGATTTCTGGGGCACATATGGGGGGCGTTGCTCCTGGTGTACGCCGTCAATCTGCTATTCTTTAGAAAGGTGAGGATTTTCGACGCCCTCCGCAAGCCGCTTGGCCGGCAGATTAGGGAGGCTAAGGCGCTGGCGGGGCACTACCTCCTCGGCAGGCCGCTTCCCGAGGACGTCAAGGCGTCTATGGAGAGGCACAACGTGTTCGTTGCCTACATGGCGCTTCTGCTTATCGCGTCCGTGGTCCTCCTCTCCATAAGCGGCGTGGCGCTTGTCTATAGAGATGCCCTTGGCCTATCTGTGGAAGAGGCGAGGCTTATGCTGTTGCTACACGACGTCGGCTTCGCCCTTGGGCTACTCTTCGTGGCGCTCCACGTGTTCGCCGTGTTGCACCCCGCCAACAGGCCGTTGCTCAACGCCATGTTCGGCGACGGGACCATCCCACTAGACTGGGCAAAAACACACATGCCAAACTACCTGAGGAGACGTGGAGCCGCTGTGTAA
- the cas6 gene encoding CRISPR system precrRNA processing endoribonuclease RAMP protein Cas6, whose translation MVVAVSVKARVASPCLLTGWSGSLVYNFFLTAIRRSAEPKGRVYAHPLYYGGAPVLSGLNGSQRAFEPGAAFELRALLSDHDARLLLDSLAAEPRVEAGCVFEAVGVDIAPADGKLEEGHGMAAVDVAFYPTAFMFHGRDVLYPSPQRLAYSLAKTYRQLYGVDLKELADRAPTALELVGMRVRTGWLNIGEARKVPVFHGRARLAIYGDVGKWLSLLKLGELTGVGISRAIGLGKYRIEKVEILI comes from the coding sequence GTGGTCGTGGCGGTCTCTGTCAAAGCCAGGGTGGCATCCCCGTGTCTCCTCACGGGCTGGTCCGGGTCGCTGGTGTACAACTTCTTTCTAACTGCCATTAGGAGGTCTGCTGAGCCCAAGGGGAGGGTCTACGCCCACCCCCTCTACTACGGCGGCGCGCCCGTCCTCTCGGGGCTGAACGGGTCCCAGAGGGCCTTCGAGCCGGGGGCCGCCTTCGAGCTCCGGGCCCTCCTCTCCGACCACGACGCGCGGCTTCTTCTGGACTCCCTCGCCGCAGAGCCCAGGGTGGAGGCCGGCTGCGTGTTCGAGGCGGTGGGGGTCGACATCGCGCCGGCCGACGGGAAGCTGGAGGAGGGCCACGGCATGGCCGCCGTCGACGTGGCGTTTTACCCCACCGCCTTCATGTTCCACGGGAGAGACGTCCTCTACCCCTCACCCCAGAGGCTCGCCTACAGCCTAGCCAAGACTTACCGCCAGCTCTACGGCGTTGATCTAAAGGAGTTGGCTGACCGGGCCCCCACGGCGCTGGAGCTCGTCGGCATGCGCGTCAGAACTGGGTGGCTTAACATAGGCGAAGCTAGGAAGGTGCCAGTATTCCACGGAAGAGCACGCCTAGCCATATATGGAGACGTCGGCAAGTGGCTATCCCTTCTAAAGCTGGGCGAGCTAACCGGCGTAGGAATTTCAAGAGCAATAGGGCTCGGCAAATACAGAATTGAAAAGGTGGAGATCCTCATATAA
- a CDS encoding aspartate 1-decarboxylase, translating into MPVLLRAKAHGLVVTGKNLWYEGSLTLGRDIMEAAGFYPLERVEVYNVTNGARFSTYVIPGAAGEVVLNGAAARLGEVGDVLIVAAYDCVEDPTAHVATVAIFQGNRLKEVRKIPTGVP; encoded by the coding sequence GTGCCGGTTCTGCTCAGGGCTAAGGCCCACGGGCTTGTTGTCACTGGGAAGAACCTTTGGTACGAGGGGTCGCTGACGTTGGGAAGAGACATAATGGAGGCCGCCGGGTTCTACCCCCTGGAGAGGGTGGAGGTCTACAACGTGACAAACGGCGCTAGGTTCTCCACATATGTTATACCGGGCGCCGCGGGGGAGGTGGTGCTCAACGGCGCCGCGGCGAGGCTCGGCGAGGTGGGCGATGTGCTCATCGTCGCCGCGTACGACTGCGTAGAGGACCCAACTGCCCACGTTGCGACAGTAGCCATATTCCAAGGCAACAGGCTGAAGGAGGTGAGGAAGATTCCGACGGGGGTCCCCTAA
- a CDS encoding aldo/keto reductase has protein sequence MRCSKAGMCVTPLGLGTFGVGGDFWTEDRGRDYEAVTALRRGLELGVGLVDTSELYGRGHAEELVGVAAGGLAGVVIITKLQPTSVTLDEVVKRAEASARRLGRRPTAVAIHWVPPNVSVCDVVKVLEAAVEKGAADYYGLTNVTAGMLKTALVCAKKTQPAFVQNRYSLLHRRDEIDVIPLAKREGLIYMAYSPLERGALALDSYLAQVGQRYGKTAAQVALNWYIKAGIVPIVKAANVEHVEENAGALGWALSDRDWEEINKFYIQYRYVNE, from the coding sequence ATGAGGTGTAGCAAGGCGGGCATGTGCGTAACGCCCCTCGGCCTGGGGACCTTCGGGGTGGGGGGCGACTTCTGGACAGAGGATAGGGGGCGGGACTACGAGGCCGTCACAGCCCTGAGGAGGGGCCTCGAGCTGGGCGTCGGGCTTGTGGACACTTCGGAGCTGTACGGGAGAGGCCACGCCGAGGAGCTCGTCGGCGTGGCCGCCGGGGGGCTAGCCGGCGTTGTAATCATCACGAAGCTACAGCCCACCTCCGTCACGCTGGACGAGGTGGTGAAGAGGGCTGAGGCCTCCGCCAGGAGGCTGGGGAGGAGGCCCACAGCCGTCGCCATCCACTGGGTGCCCCCCAACGTCTCCGTATGCGACGTGGTTAAGGTGCTGGAGGCGGCGGTGGAGAAGGGAGCCGCCGACTACTACGGCCTCACCAACGTCACAGCCGGCATGCTGAAGACGGCGCTCGTGTGTGCAAAGAAGACCCAGCCCGCCTTTGTACAGAACAGATACAGCCTGCTACATAGACGCGACGAGATAGACGTGATCCCCCTGGCCAAGAGGGAGGGCCTAATATACATGGCCTACAGCCCCCTGGAGAGGGGGGCCCTCGCCCTCGACTCCTACCTAGCCCAGGTGGGGCAGAGGTACGGCAAAACCGCGGCCCAGGTGGCTCTGAACTGGTACATAAAGGCGGGGATAGTCCCCATAGTAAAAGCGGCCAACGTAGAACATGTGGAGGAGAACGCCGGAGCCCTCGGCTGGGCCCTCTCAGACAGAGACTGGGAGGAGATAAACAAGTTCTACATACAGTACCGCTACGTCAACGAATAA
- a CDS encoding FAD-dependent oxidoreductase: MVRVVVVGGGIAGIYFTYKLLTLTKKAEVVLVEPNPYHNFVIGVPMAYAGLINFSDLLFPLSSLKRVRHVRDRAVSLDAGPSIRLERAFTLRGDYIVLAPGAYKVGTADYWTVEGAEALYQKIVRAPAVRFVVSEFTPVMGFQELAYSIKTRFPEKDVSIHLVYISDDYLFLLEPWRASAARVGVQVSMDPPPPDGLHISVPAVRPHPIAHDLEVNPATMETQIERVFLIGDSSLLRLGLPPVGWGALWQASAAAQAIASEVEKGYIEVEAEEWSAKDPDKFRQWLTYRMTTGTPLAHLKGLYDLWKKLFSTL; the protein is encoded by the coding sequence GTGGTCCGCGTTGTAGTGGTGGGCGGCGGCATTGCCGGCATATACTTCACATACAAGCTACTCACTCTCACGAAGAAAGCCGAGGTGGTGTTGGTGGAGCCGAACCCCTACCACAACTTCGTAATCGGCGTCCCAATGGCCTACGCCGGCTTGATCAACTTCTCCGATCTCCTCTTCCCACTCTCCTCTCTAAAGAGGGTGAGGCACGTCCGCGACCGCGCCGTCTCTCTAGACGCCGGCCCCTCCATTAGGCTTGAAAGAGCTTTCACGCTTAGGGGGGACTACATCGTGTTGGCGCCGGGGGCATACAAGGTGGGCACGGCGGACTACTGGACGGTGGAGGGGGCGGAGGCGCTGTATCAAAAGATCGTGAGGGCCCCCGCCGTCAGGTTCGTGGTAAGCGAGTTCACGCCGGTTATGGGCTTCCAGGAGCTGGCCTACTCCATCAAGACCCGCTTCCCCGAGAAGGACGTGTCTATACACCTGGTCTATATATCTGACGACTACCTCTTCCTCCTGGAGCCCTGGCGCGCGTCTGCGGCGAGGGTCGGCGTTCAAGTGTCTATGGACCCCCCGCCCCCCGACGGCCTACACATCTCGGTGCCAGCCGTGAGGCCCCACCCCATCGCCCACGACCTAGAGGTCAACCCGGCTACTATGGAGACGCAGATAGAGAGGGTCTTCCTGATAGGGGACTCCTCCCTCCTCCGCCTCGGCCTTCCCCCGGTGGGCTGGGGCGCCCTCTGGCAGGCCAGCGCCGCCGCCCAAGCCATCGCCAGCGAGGTGGAGAAGGGCTACATAGAGGTGGAGGCTGAGGAGTGGAGCGCCAAGGACCCCGACAAGTTCAGGCAGTGGCTAACCTACCGCATGACCACGGGCACCCCCCTAGCCCACCTAAAAGGCCTCTACGACCTCTGGAAAAAGCTGTTTTCAACCCTATAA
- a CDS encoding ferrous iron transporter B produces MPRYALAGPANVGKSSLFYALTGIYVRTANYPGTTVEIRRALIRRGGVTIEVVDLPGIINIKSPVDEDERVAFREAFEGNYDGVVVVAAPHATKEAIELAKLVSQKKPVIFVYNMVDLAKPPWTEEELSKTLGVPVVFTSAVKRVGIDKLTELMARGVGGKITGDVHIEVPAAVALKAGIIARPPFAVATLLLLGLAMLFFLLAFMEGVTPFGEFPYAFIPTWDSISESVAEAIKASVGDPVLASLLADGLWGALSTVVSISVYVLVALALVLFFEDSGLIGLLTYKLERRLAALGIPPRGLVCLLVGVSCNVPAVSTARVLWGHGNRLLTALLVPYVPCVARLAIFTAVAVAALTKTPYLIPLAIFLPYAAAFAVLWVASAVYRLMSGVKPVPAGEVPPTPLMLPNGRIYLTKLAISMKDFFTKVGLLIAIFVAALWPLTHFGPGGYTEDMAASYLAELGRAIEPLFAPLGLPWNVAASLVGGWVFKEVVLGLMEGLKALDALVALPLPSVLAFLVFSAFYSACVATLAAVYRTAGARATALSAAVQLALAYAAAYLTFVATSALMR; encoded by the coding sequence ATGCCGAGGTACGCCCTGGCGGGGCCGGCAAACGTGGGGAAGTCTTCGCTTTTTTACGCCTTGACTGGGATATATGTAAGAACTGCAAATTACCCAGGTACCACTGTGGAGATAAGAAGGGCGTTGATAAGGCGGGGAGGTGTTACAATTGAAGTGGTAGATCTCCCAGGAATTATCAATATAAAGAGTCCCGTGGATGAAGATGAAAGAGTTGCGTTCCGCGAGGCGTTTGAAGGGAATTACGACGGCGTTGTAGTGGTGGCGGCGCCACATGCAACAAAAGAGGCGATTGAGCTTGCGAAGTTGGTAAGTCAGAAGAAGCCCGTGATCTTTGTCTACAACATGGTGGACTTGGCAAAGCCGCCTTGGACCGAGGAGGAGCTATCTAAAACACTCGGCGTGCCCGTGGTATTTACATCTGCCGTAAAACGCGTTGGCATAGACAAATTAACCGAGTTAATGGCAAGGGGGGTGGGGGGTAAAATTACGGGAGATGTCCACATAGAAGTGCCGGCGGCCGTGGCCCTAAAAGCCGGCATCATCGCCAGACCCCCCTTTGCCGTTGCTACCCTACTGTTGCTCGGATTGGCCATGTTGTTTTTCCTACTCGCCTTCATGGAGGGGGTGACGCCCTTTGGCGAATTTCCATATGCGTTTATCCCCACGTGGGATTCCATTAGCGAATCTGTGGCCGAGGCGATTAAGGCGTCTGTCGGCGACCCCGTCCTCGCCTCTCTGTTGGCGGACGGCCTCTGGGGAGCCCTCTCTACCGTGGTGTCTATCTCGGTGTACGTCCTGGTGGCGCTCGCCCTAGTTCTGTTTTTTGAGGACAGCGGCCTCATAGGGCTACTGACGTACAAGCTGGAGAGGAGGTTGGCGGCACTGGGCATACCGCCGAGGGGGTTGGTGTGTCTCCTCGTGGGGGTGTCGTGTAACGTCCCGGCTGTCTCCACGGCGAGGGTGCTCTGGGGCCATGGAAACAGGCTGTTGACAGCCCTCCTCGTTCCCTACGTGCCGTGCGTGGCTAGGTTGGCGATATTTACGGCAGTGGCTGTCGCCGCTTTGACAAAAACGCCCTACTTAATCCCCCTGGCGATCTTCCTGCCCTACGCCGCCGCCTTTGCCGTATTATGGGTCGCCTCAGCTGTATATAGGTTAATGTCTGGCGTAAAGCCGGTGCCCGCCGGAGAGGTGCCGCCGACGCCCCTCATGTTGCCAAACGGCCGCATATATCTGACGAAGCTGGCTATCTCCATGAAGGACTTTTTTACAAAGGTGGGGCTTCTAATCGCCATATTTGTCGCCGCGCTGTGGCCGCTGACGCACTTCGGCCCCGGCGGATACACGGAGGACATGGCCGCGTCGTATCTAGCGGAGCTCGGCAGGGCGATAGAGCCCCTCTTCGCCCCCCTGGGCCTTCCGTGGAACGTGGCGGCGAGTCTAGTGGGGGGCTGGGTGTTCAAGGAGGTGGTGCTTGGCCTCATGGAGGGGCTCAAGGCCCTGGACGCACTGGTTGCTCTGCCGCTGCCCTCGGTCTTGGCCTTCCTAGTCTTCTCGGCGTTCTACTCCGCCTGCGTCGCCACCCTAGCCGCCGTCTACAGAACAGCCGGCGCAAGGGCGACCGCGCTGTCGGCGGCTGTCCAGCTGGCCTTGGCCTACGCCGCCGCCTATCTAACGTTCGTCGCAACCTCTGCACTGATGCGCTGA
- the pstS gene encoding phosphate ABC transporter substrate-binding protein PstS: MERKILYIGAVLALAIVAAVVGLYLGQQTTQPATPTPAQQTQTTPQPAQTTPATTQTPQSSPPQTSTQQPQASPPGCGGVSGEIVAGGATFPGPQYDAWIKQFSEITGGRVKITYNYLGSGAGQAGLIKGELAFAGSDLPLAPARYQEQRGKILQFPVVMGGILVVYNVPEVAYEKTGKRLNLTAEIIGDIYMGKIRYWDDPKIKAVNPALADRLPHQPITPVHRSDASGTTGWFTLFLTKAYPQWNQTVGWGLSVNWPVDQMGVARAGQGNPGVAQLVLNTPYSIGYVEYNYWVTQRQKFDAVGGYALVQNGNDGKFYDPTPETIAEAASEGLRQVAAKMGGFPSASDNWWQVVQLFAYPPRGYPIVGLSFAMIRTDYSGYPDPNTAAVVKCFFRYVLTEGQKRLVEGYLPLPPELAQVGLKAVG; this comes from the coding sequence ATGGAGAGGAAAATCCTCTACATCGGGGCCGTGTTGGCGTTGGCAATCGTCGCCGCCGTGGTTGGGCTCTACCTGGGCCAGCAGACGACGCAACCAGCCACGCCGACCCCCGCCCAGCAGACACAAACCACGCCGCAACCTGCCCAAACAACGCCGGCTACTACGCAAACTCCACAGAGCTCTCCTCCGCAGACGTCAACTCAGCAGCCTCAAGCCTCTCCGCCCGGCTGCGGCGGGGTTAGTGGGGAGATCGTGGCTGGGGGCGCCACATTCCCCGGCCCCCAGTATGACGCCTGGATTAAGCAGTTCAGCGAGATCACGGGGGGTAGGGTGAAGATCACCTACAACTACCTCGGCTCGGGCGCCGGCCAGGCGGGCCTTATAAAGGGCGAGCTGGCCTTCGCCGGGTCGGACCTCCCGCTGGCCCCCGCCAGGTACCAGGAGCAGAGGGGCAAGATACTGCAGTTCCCCGTGGTGATGGGGGGCATCCTGGTGGTGTACAACGTGCCCGAGGTGGCCTATGAGAAGACGGGGAAGAGGCTGAACCTCACGGCGGAGATAATCGGCGACATATACATGGGCAAGATACGCTACTGGGACGACCCCAAGATCAAGGCCGTCAACCCCGCCCTCGCTGACCGCCTCCCGCACCAGCCCATCACCCCGGTACACAGGTCGGACGCGTCTGGCACAACCGGCTGGTTCACCCTCTTCCTAACAAAGGCCTACCCGCAGTGGAACCAGACGGTGGGGTGGGGCCTATCTGTTAACTGGCCCGTCGACCAGATGGGAGTCGCCAGAGCCGGCCAGGGCAACCCCGGCGTGGCGCAGCTCGTGTTGAACACGCCCTACTCCATAGGCTACGTTGAGTACAACTACTGGGTCACCCAGCGGCAGAAGTTCGACGCCGTGGGCGGATACGCCCTCGTCCAAAACGGCAACGATGGGAAGTTCTACGACCCCACGCCGGAGACCATTGCGGAGGCCGCCTCCGAGGGGCTGAGGCAGGTGGCGGCTAAGATGGGCGGGTTCCCCAGCGCGTCTGACAACTGGTGGCAGGTGGTGCAGCTGTTCGCCTACCCGCCCAGGGGCTACCCCATTGTGGGGCTCTCCTTCGCCATGATAAGGACGGACTACAGCGGCTACCCAGACCCGAACACAGCCGCCGTGGTGAAGTGCTTCTTCCGCTACGTCCTCACCGAGGGCCAGAAGCGCCTAGTCGAGGGCTACCTCCCCCTGCCCCCGGAGCTGGCGCAGGTGGGCCTTAAGGCGGTGGGATGA
- the pstC gene encoding phosphate ABC transporter permease subunit PstC produces the protein MTAEALILLFFLYAASALFLFFTRLRAGLRLLALAVPAVVAAMVAVFLAGALPALSREGLSLFTSSLWSSSDERYGLLGALWGTFITTAVALPLAAAMAVSFAVFVNDIAPAGLRRGLSAFMDLTAAVPTVVYGLWGAAFLTKFIPPSLLAASLLLAAIITPYAAAVIREGYASVPREIAEAVYSLGATKFEAALVKLRYIRNYVLGGVFLALGRAVGETVAVSMVVGGNPSSGVTLNLLSSGVTVSSLIALQMPYADATAYMKPALMAAALLLAAAGLAINAAAVYLLFKK, from the coding sequence ATGACGGCCGAGGCGTTGATACTCCTGTTTTTCCTATACGCCGCCTCCGCCCTCTTCCTCTTTTTCACAAGACTTCGGGCGGGCCTCAGGCTGCTCGCCCTGGCGGTGCCGGCGGTCGTGGCGGCGATGGTGGCGGTCTTCCTCGCCGGCGCTCTGCCCGCCCTCTCTAGGGAGGGGCTCTCCCTCTTCACAAGCTCCCTCTGGTCCTCCAGCGACGAGCGCTACGGCCTGCTGGGGGCGCTGTGGGGGACCTTCATAACGACCGCCGTCGCCCTCCCCCTGGCGGCGGCTATGGCGGTCTCCTTCGCGGTGTTTGTAAACGACATCGCGCCGGCGGGCCTCAGGAGGGGGCTGTCGGCCTTCATGGATCTGACGGCCGCGGTGCCCACGGTGGTCTACGGCCTGTGGGGCGCGGCCTTCCTCACCAAGTTCATACCGCCGAGCCTCCTAGCCGCCTCTCTCCTCCTAGCGGCCATAATTACGCCGTATGCCGCCGCCGTGATTAGGGAGGGGTACGCCTCTGTGCCGAGGGAGATCGCCGAGGCGGTGTACTCCCTCGGCGCCACCAAGTTCGAGGCGGCCCTTGTCAAGCTCCGCTACATTAGAAACTACGTGCTCGGCGGCGTCTTCCTGGCGCTGGGGAGGGCGGTGGGGGAGACCGTGGCCGTTTCGATGGTGGTGGGCGGCAACCCCAGCTCCGGCGTCACCCTGAACCTCCTCAGCTCCGGCGTAACGGTCTCCTCCCTAATCGCCCTCCAGATGCCGTACGCCGACGCCACCGCCTACATGAAGCCCGCCCTCATGGCGGCTGCCCTGTTGCTGGCCGCGGCTGGACTTGCCATAAACGCCGCGGCGGTCTACCTCCTGTTTAAGAAATGA